The Aeromicrobium sp. Leaf245 genome includes a region encoding these proteins:
- the metF gene encoding methylenetetrahydrofolate reductase [NAD(P)H], with product MTDGPAPTSSRSLLEDLRHPRPCVSFEFFPPKDDAGEEVLWRTIADLEPLQPTFVSVTYGAGGTSQERTVRVTSRIAEQSRIRAIGHLTLVGQSRAEIEQVLKQYASAGIHHVLALRGDPKGGPREPWEPHPGGMDHAIELVELARDLGDFSIGVAAFPEGHPDAGGRDPDADVLVAKHRAGAEFAITQFFFRVQDYVDLVERTRARGSDLPIVPGIMPILNFGQVARMAELSGAEIPREVLDVIEPVADDKDAVRTRGIELATQLCRDLLAAGAPGLHFITLNRSKATREIFETLRGEGLV from the coding sequence GTGACTGACGGTCCTGCGCCCACGTCCTCGCGATCGCTTCTCGAGGACCTCCGCCACCCACGCCCGTGCGTGTCGTTCGAGTTCTTCCCGCCGAAGGACGATGCGGGCGAGGAGGTGCTGTGGCGCACCATCGCCGACCTCGAGCCGCTCCAGCCCACGTTCGTCTCGGTGACCTACGGGGCCGGCGGCACGAGCCAGGAGCGCACGGTGCGCGTGACGTCGCGCATCGCCGAGCAGTCCCGCATCCGCGCGATCGGGCACCTCACCCTCGTGGGGCAGAGCCGCGCGGAGATCGAGCAGGTGCTCAAGCAGTACGCGAGCGCCGGCATCCACCACGTCCTCGCGCTGCGCGGCGACCCGAAGGGTGGCCCGCGGGAGCCCTGGGAGCCGCACCCCGGGGGCATGGACCACGCGATCGAGCTGGTGGAGCTGGCACGCGACCTGGGTGACTTCTCGATCGGCGTCGCGGCCTTCCCCGAGGGCCACCCCGATGCCGGGGGCCGCGACCCGGACGCCGACGTCCTGGTCGCCAAGCACCGGGCGGGCGCGGAGTTCGCGATCACGCAGTTCTTCTTCCGCGTGCAGGACTACGTCGACCTCGTCGAGCGCACGCGGGCGCGAGGTAGCGACCTGCCGATCGTGCCGGGCATCATGCCGATCCTGAACTTCGGCCAGGTCGCGCGCATGGCCGAGCTCTCGGGGGCGGAGATCCCGCGCGAGGTGCTCGACGTCATCGAGCCGGTCGCCGACGACAAGGACGCCGTGCGCACGCGCGGCATCGAGCTCGCGACGCAGCTGTGCCGCGACCTGCTGGCCGCCGGTGCCCCCGGGCTGCACTTCATCACGCTCAACCGGTCCAAGGCGACGCGCGAGATCTTCGAGACCCTGCGGGGCGAGGGCCTGGTCTGA
- the rsmH gene encoding 16S rRNA (cytosine(1402)-N(4))-methyltransferase RsmH produces the protein MTTEEPGGPDARHVPVLLDRVLDLLAPAIESNATTGSGGRTPVVVDATLGLGGHTEAMLRRFEHLRIVGVDRDTEALSRARARLAEFEDRVTYAHAVYDELPEVLADAGLRHVDGVLFDLGVSSMQLDLADRGFAYAQDAPLDMRMTPGVGMTAADILNTYPADRLARVLRVHGEEKFAKRIAEAVVAARDTEPFTRSARLVDLVRDSIPAAARRTGGHPAKRTFQALRIEVNDELAVYARALPAALDALTVGGRVVVLAYHSLEDRITKRALAEVTTLKVPHGLPVVPAELEPRFRQLTRGAEQASDAESAENPRARSVRLRAVERTAA, from the coding sequence GTGACGACCGAGGAGCCCGGCGGACCCGACGCCCGCCACGTCCCCGTCCTGCTCGACCGCGTGCTCGACCTGCTGGCCCCGGCCATCGAGTCGAACGCCACCACGGGCTCGGGCGGACGGACCCCGGTCGTCGTCGACGCGACGCTGGGCCTCGGCGGGCACACCGAGGCGATGCTGCGCCGCTTCGAGCACCTGCGGATCGTCGGGGTCGACCGCGACACCGAGGCGCTCAGCCGCGCTCGCGCCCGTCTCGCGGAGTTCGAGGACCGGGTCACCTACGCGCACGCGGTGTACGACGAGCTGCCCGAGGTGCTCGCCGACGCCGGCCTGCGCCACGTCGACGGCGTGCTCTTCGACCTCGGCGTCTCGTCGATGCAGCTCGACCTCGCCGATCGCGGCTTCGCCTACGCGCAGGACGCGCCTCTCGACATGCGGATGACGCCGGGCGTGGGCATGACGGCCGCCGACATCCTGAACACCTATCCCGCGGACCGGCTCGCCCGTGTGCTGAGGGTCCACGGCGAGGAGAAGTTCGCCAAGCGCATCGCCGAGGCCGTCGTCGCCGCCCGGGACACCGAGCCGTTCACGCGCAGCGCTCGCCTGGTCGACCTCGTCCGCGACAGCATCCCCGCCGCGGCGCGGCGCACCGGCGGCCACCCCGCCAAGCGCACCTTCCAGGCGCTGCGCATCGAGGTGAACGACGAGCTCGCGGTCTACGCCCGGGCCCTGCCGGCCGCCCTCGACGCGCTCACCGTCGGTGGCCGGGTCGTCGTGCTGGCCTACCACTCGCTCGAGGACCGCATCACCAAGCGGGCCCTGGCCGAGGTCACCACCCTCAAGGTCCCGCACGGCCTGCCCGTCGTCCCCGCCGAGCTGGAGCCGCGGTTCCGTCAGCTCACACGGGGTGCCGAGCAGGCGAGCGACGCGGAGTCCGCGGAGAACCCGCGCGCCCGCTCGGTGCGGCTGCGGGCCGTGGAACGGACCGCGGCATGA
- the mraZ gene encoding division/cell wall cluster transcriptional repressor MraZ: MGIDANNFFGTYTPRLDDKSRLFLPAKFRPRLEGGIVLTRGQENCIYGWTTDSFSAFTDRIRETPFTNREARNFVRMLYSGASSEVPDKQGRISIPPVLRSWAGLERDVAVVGAMDRLEIWDARRWDEYSSSQEEQFSDMSDEVMPGIF; this comes from the coding sequence GTGGGCATCGATGCGAACAACTTCTTCGGCACCTACACGCCGCGTCTGGACGACAAGTCCCGCCTGTTCCTGCCCGCCAAGTTCCGCCCCCGGCTCGAGGGCGGCATCGTGCTGACCCGCGGCCAGGAGAACTGCATCTACGGCTGGACGACCGACTCGTTCAGCGCGTTCACCGACCGCATCCGCGAGACGCCGTTCACGAACCGCGAGGCCCGCAACTTCGTGCGCATGCTCTACTCCGGGGCCTCCTCGGAGGTGCCGGACAAGCAGGGACGCATCTCCATCCCGCCGGTGCTCCGCAGCTGGGCCGGGCTCGAGCGCGACGTCGCGGTGGTCGGGGCCATGGACCGCCTCGAGATCTGGGACGCCCGTCGCTGGGACGAGTACTCCTCGTCGCAGGAGGAGCAGTTCTCCGACATGTCGGACGAGGTGATGCCCGGCATCTTCTGA
- a CDS encoding DUF3040 domain-containing protein has translation MPLSDEEARLLQQLEQSLAAEDPDFASTLRGSKQAARNRKIAVLAGLGFLVGLGVMFAGAVTATTWLGVAGFLVMLVGAYFFVTAWRHGLAASPDAAPSRPSSPKPSGSFVDRMEERWQRRQEGDDL, from the coding sequence GTGCCACTCTCCGACGAAGAAGCCCGCCTGCTCCAGCAGCTCGAGCAGTCCCTTGCGGCCGAGGATCCCGACTTCGCCTCGACGCTGCGCGGGTCCAAGCAGGCGGCGCGCAACCGCAAGATCGCCGTCCTGGCGGGCCTCGGCTTCCTGGTGGGCCTGGGCGTCATGTTCGCCGGTGCGGTCACCGCCACCACCTGGCTCGGTGTCGCCGGGTTCCTCGTGATGCTGGTCGGCGCCTACTTCTTCGTCACGGCCTGGCGCCACGGCCTGGCCGCGTCGCCCGACGCCGCGCCCTCGCGCCCGTCCTCGCCCAAGCCCTCCGGGTCGTTCGTCGACCGCATGGAGGAGCGCTGGCAGCGTCGCCAGGAGGGCGACGACCTCTGA
- a CDS encoding NAD(P)/FAD-dependent oxidoreductase yields the protein MARIVVVGGGFAGTSLAARLAKLRHEVVLLEASDRLGGRLRGHRVGDGVWQLDPDTFTLPGVLRDLFRKSGRPLDAALTIETVPGRRHVFADRTVMDLPMGRRSGQVDAFVEAFGVDPWSPWLDTMSDRWDTVRRRLLNQVPDEDALDRSTRRILEARRTLRRETQRVLDDRQLRRIVLDPVVLAGDDPRLVPAAAAVVHHVERGFGRWAVDGGMPALADALTTRLQERRVEVRLHTAASGITRDRGSVTGVTTDGGPVEADVVAWCAPWWPDGLPEPTLHPRIPAHRTLVRLAADAPDLPRDVAIHSDPPMQLWESSPGCWTITHHNAEDPLVALVRVGVDLREHVVERHDLRPADLVRLGHWGWQWRGWRTMLERPGPRLPPGLLMAGAHAYPGGSLEEIGLATEALAERLGPVPRRPAT from the coding sequence ATGGCGAGGATCGTGGTGGTCGGCGGGGGCTTCGCCGGCACCTCGCTCGCGGCGCGTCTCGCGAAGCTGCGGCACGAGGTGGTGCTGCTCGAGGCCTCCGACCGGCTCGGCGGTCGTCTGCGCGGTCACCGGGTCGGTGACGGCGTGTGGCAGCTCGACCCCGACACGTTCACCCTCCCGGGGGTGCTGCGGGACCTGTTCCGCAAGTCCGGCCGCCCCCTGGACGCCGCACTGACCATCGAGACCGTCCCCGGGCGACGCCACGTGTTCGCCGACCGAACGGTGATGGACCTGCCCATGGGCCGACGGTCGGGCCAGGTCGACGCCTTCGTCGAGGCCTTCGGGGTCGACCCGTGGAGCCCCTGGCTCGACACGATGTCGGACCGTTGGGACACGGTGCGCCGACGTCTGCTCAACCAGGTCCCGGACGAGGACGCGCTCGACCGCTCCACCCGCCGGATCCTCGAGGCGCGGCGCACGCTGCGTCGCGAGACCCAGCGGGTCCTCGACGACCGGCAGCTGCGGCGCATCGTGCTGGACCCCGTGGTCCTGGCCGGCGACGACCCCCGCCTGGTGCCCGCCGCCGCAGCCGTCGTCCACCACGTGGAGAGGGGCTTCGGGCGGTGGGCCGTCGACGGTGGGATGCCCGCGCTGGCCGACGCCCTGACGACCCGCCTGCAGGAGCGTCGGGTCGAGGTCCGCCTGCACACCGCGGCCTCGGGGATCACCCGCGACCGGGGGTCCGTGACCGGCGTGACCACCGACGGCGGTCCGGTCGAGGCCGACGTCGTCGCCTGGTGCGCGCCGTGGTGGCCCGACGGCCTGCCGGAGCCGACGCTCCACCCGCGGATCCCGGCGCACCGCACGCTGGTCCGCCTGGCGGCGGACGCCCCCGACCTCCCCCGGGACGTGGCGATCCACTCGGACCCGCCCATGCAGCTGTGGGAGTCCTCGCCCGGCTGCTGGACGATCACGCACCACAACGCCGAGGACCCCCTCGTCGCACTCGTCCGAGTGGGCGTCGACCTGCGCGAGCACGTCGTCGAGCGCCACGACCTGCGACCGGCCGACCTGGTGCGTCTCGGCCACTGGGGCTGGCAGTGGAGGGGCTGGCGCACGATGCTCGAGCGACCGGGGCCGCGCCTGCCACCGGGTCTGCTCATGGCCGGGGCCCACGCCTACCCGGGCGGCTCCCTCGAGGAGATCGGCCTGGCCACCGAGGCCCTGGCCGAACGTCTCGGTCCCGTGCCCCGTCGTCCCGCCACCTGA
- a CDS encoding penicillin-binding protein 2 — translation MKRQRLTRSRLRISLVLVVTLFCLFGVRLFWIQGLDAQAYAAMARQAGTHTTTIPAPRGDILDRNGEVIATSVDGLTLTADPTMTADKAPKIARILVTSLGEDRIDYFETIEKLRTPKTQYVVLEKNLPAAKADKALKAVRKAGLTGVFGESVTLRSYPGGKLAANLVGYMSQTKESDKPVGVQGIERQYDDLLTGKDGSATYEVSPSGQRIPMADSTVVEMEPGQDVKTTIDRDLQWYADQRLADAVRSSSSDWGLAITMDVRTGQVVQLSQAPTFDPETPSTRNDGNTVSRFVQTVYEPGSVLKTVTMAALADQGKITPETQIKVPGSMTIDKYPIGDYWKHGTINLTAAGVIAKSSNLGTIVAAQQMDNQTMHDYFRKFGFGVGSGVELPGESKGILKPAAEWTKANHATISFGQGISVTALQVVRAVGAIANGGVMVDPSVVSGYVDQEGATTKSRETPTRRVVSKKAAAQVTRMMEAVTADDGTAPAAQIPGYRVAGKTGTAWRVNPVTGRYVRGQNTVSFIGFAPADEPRFVTYVVLDKPFSNAGGGSTAAPVFHDIMSMALERFGVTPTGSKSPKVEQEW, via the coding sequence ATGAAGCGCCAACGACTGACCCGCTCCCGGCTGCGCATCAGCCTCGTCCTGGTGGTGACGCTGTTCTGCCTCTTCGGCGTCCGGCTGTTCTGGATCCAGGGGCTCGACGCCCAGGCCTACGCGGCCATGGCGCGCCAGGCCGGGACGCACACGACGACCATCCCGGCCCCGCGCGGCGACATCCTCGACCGCAACGGCGAGGTGATCGCCACGAGCGTGGACGGTCTGACCCTCACCGCCGACCCGACGATGACGGCGGACAAGGCGCCCAAGATCGCCCGCATCCTCGTGACCTCGCTCGGCGAGGACCGGATCGACTACTTCGAGACGATCGAGAAGCTGCGCACCCCGAAGACCCAGTACGTGGTCCTCGAGAAGAACCTGCCCGCAGCCAAGGCCGACAAGGCGTTGAAGGCCGTCCGCAAGGCCGGACTGACCGGCGTGTTCGGCGAGAGCGTGACGCTGCGCAGCTACCCCGGAGGGAAGCTGGCCGCCAACCTCGTCGGCTACATGAGCCAGACCAAGGAGTCCGACAAGCCGGTCGGCGTCCAGGGCATCGAGCGGCAGTACGACGACCTGCTCACCGGCAAGGACGGCTCGGCCACCTACGAGGTGTCACCGAGCGGTCAGCGCATCCCCATGGCCGACAGCACCGTCGTCGAGATGGAGCCCGGCCAGGACGTCAAGACCACGATCGACCGGGACCTGCAGTGGTACGCCGACCAGCGGCTGGCCGACGCGGTGCGCTCGTCGAGCTCGGACTGGGGGCTCGCCATCACCATGGACGTGCGCACCGGACAGGTCGTCCAGCTCTCCCAGGCGCCGACCTTCGACCCCGAGACGCCCTCGACCCGCAACGACGGGAACACCGTCTCGCGCTTCGTCCAGACCGTGTACGAGCCGGGCTCGGTGCTGAAGACCGTCACCATGGCGGCGCTGGCCGACCAGGGCAAGATCACGCCCGAGACCCAGATCAAGGTCCCCGGCAGCATGACGATCGACAAGTATCCGATCGGCGACTACTGGAAGCACGGCACGATCAACCTGACCGCGGCCGGCGTCATCGCGAAGTCGTCCAACCTCGGCACGATCGTCGCGGCCCAGCAGATGGACAACCAGACGATGCACGACTACTTCCGGAAGTTCGGCTTCGGCGTCGGCTCCGGCGTGGAGCTGCCGGGCGAGTCCAAGGGCATCCTCAAGCCGGCCGCCGAGTGGACCAAGGCCAACCACGCCACGATCTCGTTCGGCCAGGGCATCTCGGTCACCGCGCTGCAGGTGGTGCGAGCCGTCGGCGCCATCGCCAACGGAGGCGTCATGGTCGACCCGTCGGTCGTCAGCGGGTACGTGGACCAGGAGGGCGCCACCACCAAGTCGCGGGAGACGCCCACCCGACGTGTGGTCTCCAAGAAGGCCGCCGCCCAGGTCACCCGCATGATGGAGGCGGTCACGGCCGACGACGGCACCGCCCCCGCCGCGCAGATCCCCGGCTACCGCGTCGCAGGCAAGACGGGCACCGCCTGGCGCGTCAACCCCGTCACGGGACGCTACGTGCGCGGGCAGAACACCGTCTCCTTCATCGGCTTCGCCCCGGCCGACGAGCCCCGGTTCGTCACCTACGTCGTCCTCGACAAGCCCTTCAGCAACGCCGGCGGTGGCTCCACCGCCGCCCCGGTCTTCCACGACATCATGTCGATGGCCCTCGAGCGCTTCGGCGTCACGCCGACCGGGTCGAAGTCCCCGAAGGTCGAGCAGGAATGGTAG
- a CDS encoding UDP-N-acetylmuramoyl-L-alanyl-D-glutamate--2,6-diaminopimelate ligase: MTDSDGSTAIMRTRPREVRALTLADVADHLGVPGPGTPADATAVTGITLSTRTVRPGDLYAALPGGRAHGADFVDSAETAGAVAVLTDAEGASRLSTLPTIVVDGPRSRLAELSAWFHDHPTTAFTTLGITGTQGKTTSTYLAESAVGAARSAVVGTIGTRVRGIAADSALTTPEAPDLQALFAVMREEQVELCAMEVSSHALVQGRVDGFAFDVATFLNLGRDHLDFHRDLDEYFAAKASLFTPEHARRAVVNVDDEHGRRLVELTALPVTTFSTEGRVADWRAANVRPHRLGTDLEVLGPDGLELELHVPLPGVFNVANALAVISSLATVGHDPAALAAGIETSRGVPGRMERVEAGQSFTAVVDYAHKPDAVEAVLTALRPVTAGRLVVVIGAGGDRDHGKRPLMGEVAARYADLVVVTDDNPRTEDPAAIRRAVLSGASGGAAEVVEVPGRRDAIAHAVSVAELGDTVVVAGKGHEQGQEVGDVVHPFDDRDVLRALIEEHA, from the coding sequence GTGACGGACTCCGACGGCTCCACGGCGATCATGCGGACCCGGCCCAGGGAGGTTCGGGCGCTCACCCTCGCGGACGTGGCCGACCACCTCGGCGTGCCGGGGCCCGGGACGCCCGCGGACGCCACGGCGGTCACGGGCATCACGCTCAGCACGCGCACGGTGCGGCCCGGCGACCTCTACGCGGCCCTGCCCGGCGGCCGCGCGCACGGGGCCGACTTCGTCGACTCCGCCGAGACGGCAGGTGCGGTCGCCGTCCTGACCGACGCCGAGGGCGCGTCCCGCCTCTCCACGCTGCCCACGATCGTCGTGGACGGACCCCGGTCGCGACTCGCCGAGCTCAGCGCCTGGTTCCACGACCACCCGACCACGGCGTTCACGACCCTCGGCATCACCGGCACGCAGGGCAAGACCACCAGCACCTACCTGGCCGAGTCGGCCGTCGGCGCCGCCCGCAGCGCGGTCGTCGGCACCATCGGGACCCGGGTGCGGGGGATCGCGGCCGACTCGGCGCTGACGACCCCCGAGGCGCCGGACCTCCAGGCGCTCTTCGCGGTGATGCGCGAGGAGCAGGTCGAGCTCTGCGCGATGGAGGTCTCCAGCCACGCCCTCGTGCAGGGTCGCGTCGACGGCTTCGCCTTCGACGTCGCCACGTTCCTCAACCTCGGACGTGACCACCTCGACTTCCACCGCGACCTCGACGAGTACTTCGCGGCCAAGGCGAGCCTGTTCACCCCCGAGCACGCCCGGCGCGCCGTCGTGAACGTCGACGACGAGCACGGCCGACGCCTCGTCGAGCTGACCGCCCTGCCGGTCACGACCTTCTCGACGGAGGGACGGGTCGCCGACTGGCGCGCGGCCAACGTGCGCCCGCACCGCCTCGGGACGGACCTGGAGGTCCTCGGCCCCGACGGCCTGGAGCTGGAGCTGCACGTCCCCCTGCCCGGCGTGTTCAACGTCGCGAACGCCCTCGCGGTCATCTCGTCGCTCGCGACGGTGGGCCACGACCCGGCCGCGCTCGCCGCCGGCATCGAGACCAGCCGGGGCGTCCCCGGCCGCATGGAGCGGGTCGAGGCCGGCCAGAGCTTCACGGCCGTCGTCGACTACGCGCACAAGCCCGACGCCGTCGAGGCGGTCCTGACGGCCCTTCGGCCGGTCACCGCAGGCCGGCTCGTCGTCGTGATCGGCGCCGGCGGCGACCGCGACCACGGCAAGCGGCCGCTCATGGGCGAGGTCGCGGCCCGCTACGCCGACCTCGTGGTGGTCACCGACGACAACCCCCGCACCGAGGACCCTGCCGCGATCCGCCGTGCCGTGCTCTCCGGAGCCTCCGGTGGCGCTGCCGAGGTCGTCGAGGTTCCGGGACGTCGCGACGCGATCGCCCACGCCGTGTCCGTCGCCGAGCTCGGCGACACCGTCGTGGTGGCGGGCAAGGGACACGAGCAGGGCCAGGAGGTCGGCGACGTGGTCCACCCGTTCGACGACCGGGACGTGCTGCGTGCCCTCATCGAGGAGCACGCATGA
- a CDS encoding polyprenyl synthetase family protein has product MGPDLAPFLDAATSFVAGGKRLRAAFCRAGWLVAGGDPDDPAVVTASASLEWLQGSALVHDDLMDGSDTRRGNPSVHRAFEAQHRAGGQDAVGDAERFGLSTAVLLGDLMLSWADEQLRSSGLPRVPEALHFLDLCRSEVVAGQYLDVLAQTRPTVTVEEAMTIVRFKAASYTVERPLHIGAALAGADADLIDGLSAVALPLGQAFQLRDDVLGVFGDPAVTGKPAGDDLREGKRTVLVARATELGSDDDRALLSRLLGTREGVEPLTDLMVRTGALAAVERDIARLEDEADAAITALGDHARSVLGPLALSATRRTS; this is encoded by the coding sequence GTGGGCCCCGACCTGGCCCCCTTCCTCGACGCGGCGACCTCGTTCGTGGCCGGGGGCAAGCGGTTGCGGGCGGCGTTCTGCCGGGCGGGCTGGCTGGTGGCAGGTGGTGACCCCGACGACCCCGCCGTGGTCACGGCCTCCGCCTCGCTGGAGTGGCTGCAGGGCAGCGCGCTGGTGCACGACGACCTCATGGACGGCTCGGACACCCGCCGAGGGAACCCCAGCGTCCACCGTGCCTTCGAGGCGCAGCACCGGGCCGGGGGCCAGGACGCCGTGGGGGACGCCGAGCGCTTCGGCCTGTCGACGGCGGTGCTCCTGGGCGATTTGATGCTGTCGTGGGCCGACGAGCAGCTGCGCTCGTCCGGCCTGCCGCGCGTCCCGGAGGCGTTGCACTTCCTCGACCTGTGCCGGTCCGAGGTCGTGGCGGGCCAGTACCTCGACGTCCTCGCCCAGACCCGTCCGACCGTGACGGTTGAGGAGGCCATGACCATCGTGCGGTTCAAGGCGGCCTCCTACACGGTGGAGCGGCCCCTGCACATCGGGGCGGCCCTCGCCGGCGCCGACGCCGACCTCATCGACGGGCTGAGCGCCGTCGCCCTGCCTCTCGGCCAGGCCTTCCAGCTGCGCGACGACGTGCTCGGGGTCTTCGGCGACCCCGCGGTCACCGGCAAGCCCGCCGGGGACGACCTCCGAGAGGGCAAGCGCACCGTTCTCGTCGCCCGGGCCACCGAGCTCGGCAGCGACGACGACCGCGCCCTCCTCTCCCGCCTCCTCGGCACCCGCGAAGGGGTGGAGCCGCTCACGGACCTGATGGTGCGCACGGGCGCCCTCGCGGCCGTCGAGCGTGACATCGCGCGCCTCGAGGACGAGGCCGACGCCGCGATCACCGCGCTCGGCGACCACGCCCGGTCCGTCCTCGGCCCTCTGGCCCTGAGCGCGACCCGCCGCACCTCCTGA
- a CDS encoding methyltransferase domain-containing protein, which produces MRPVRQEIMWQAVLDAIAAVPGEGPFDVLDVGGGTGGDAVRLAALGHRVTVVDPSPDALASLGRRAAEAGVEDHVVGVLADTSDLGEHVAAASTDLAVLHGVLEYVDDPAEALAAVAGVLRPSGVVSVVVAGRPAAVLARAITGDFDGAATIHGSTAPTWDLRAQGPRRYVESELAAELEGAGFALSSVSGLRTFADLVPSAVVDTEPGARERLYALERLVRSSSEFSGISGGLHTIARLDLT; this is translated from the coding sequence ATGCGTCCGGTGCGTCAGGAGATCATGTGGCAGGCGGTCCTCGACGCGATCGCGGCCGTGCCGGGGGAGGGTCCCTTCGACGTGCTCGACGTCGGAGGAGGAACCGGCGGTGACGCCGTCCGCCTGGCGGCGCTGGGCCACCGGGTGACCGTCGTGGACCCCAGCCCAGACGCCCTGGCGTCCCTCGGTCGTCGGGCCGCCGAGGCCGGCGTCGAGGACCACGTGGTCGGCGTCCTGGCCGACACCTCCGACCTGGGCGAGCACGTCGCCGCCGCCTCCACCGACCTCGCGGTCCTGCACGGCGTGCTCGAGTACGTCGACGATCCCGCGGAGGCCCTGGCCGCGGTGGCCGGCGTCCTGCGCCCGTCGGGCGTGGTGAGCGTGGTCGTGGCCGGACGGCCGGCAGCGGTGCTCGCCCGCGCGATCACCGGTGACTTCGACGGTGCCGCCACGATCCACGGCTCGACGGCGCCGACCTGGGACCTGCGCGCCCAAGGGCCTCGGCGGTACGTCGAGAGCGAGCTCGCGGCCGAGCTGGAGGGAGCCGGGTTCGCCCTCTCCTCCGTGTCGGGACTGCGGACCTTCGCCGACCTCGTGCCCAGTGCGGTGGTCGACACCGAGCCCGGCGCGCGGGAGCGGCTGTACGCTCTCGAGCGACTCGTCCGGTCGTCCAGCGAGTTCTCAGGGATCTCGGGTGGTCTGCACACCATCGCCCGCCTAGACTTGACGTAG
- the murF gene encoding UDP-N-acetylmuramoyl-tripeptide--D-alanyl-D-alanine ligase, translated as MIPMSLSAVARVVDGVVHGDGDVVVTGPATLDSRAVEGGGLFVALAGEHVDGHDFVQSALDGGAVAVLGSRPVEAPTVVVDDVTAALGRLARHVADEIDAEVVAITGSQGKTSVKDLVAHLLGRAGPTVATAGNYNNELGVPITVLRADHDTRYLVVEMGARGVGHVARLCGIAPPDVAVVLNVGSAHVGEFGSVDNIAVAKGEIVEGLQPDGVAVLNADDARVAAMAARVPAGAAVVRFGRTADGPDDVRLDDVHVDGRGEPDVTLSRAGRRWTTHVPLPGAHQGLNLAAAVAVAAALDQRVDEQVLSDYRSASAQRLQRLERSDGVVVLDDSYNANPESVVAAIETLRTIDATRRVAVLGEMLELGAEAHLRHVEIGRAAADAGLDLVLAVGQGARGVAEGAGAQAREVPDVDVALTTLRAWLEPGDVVLVKASRGARLERVTAGLLDA; from the coding sequence ATGATCCCGATGAGCCTCTCCGCGGTGGCCCGGGTGGTCGACGGCGTGGTGCACGGCGACGGCGACGTGGTGGTCACCGGTCCGGCCACCCTCGACTCGCGTGCGGTCGAGGGCGGCGGCCTCTTCGTCGCCCTGGCCGGCGAGCACGTCGACGGCCACGACTTCGTCCAGTCCGCGCTCGACGGGGGAGCGGTCGCGGTCCTCGGGTCCCGGCCGGTCGAGGCACCGACCGTCGTGGTCGACGACGTCACGGCCGCGCTCGGACGTCTGGCGCGCCACGTGGCCGACGAGATCGACGCCGAGGTCGTCGCGATCACCGGGTCGCAGGGCAAGACCAGCGTGAAGGACCTCGTCGCCCACCTGCTGGGTCGCGCGGGCCCGACCGTGGCGACGGCCGGCAACTACAACAACGAGCTCGGCGTCCCGATCACGGTCCTGCGGGCCGACCACGACACCCGCTACCTGGTGGTCGAGATGGGCGCCCGTGGGGTCGGGCACGTCGCCCGGCTGTGCGGCATCGCGCCGCCGGACGTGGCGGTCGTGCTGAACGTGGGCAGTGCGCACGTGGGCGAGTTCGGGTCGGTCGACAACATCGCCGTGGCCAAGGGCGAGATCGTGGAAGGTCTGCAGCCCGATGGCGTCGCGGTGCTCAACGCCGACGACGCGCGGGTCGCCGCCATGGCGGCGCGCGTGCCGGCCGGTGCCGCCGTGGTGCGGTTCGGCCGGACCGCCGACGGCCCCGACGACGTGCGCCTGGACGACGTCCACGTCGACGGGCGCGGCGAGCCGGACGTGACGCTCTCACGGGCAGGCCGACGCTGGACGACCCACGTGCCGCTGCCCGGTGCCCACCAGGGCCTCAACCTCGCGGCCGCCGTTGCGGTCGCCGCTGCCCTCGACCAGCGGGTCGACGAGCAGGTGCTCTCGGACTACCGCTCCGCCAGCGCCCAGCGGCTCCAGCGGCTCGAGCGGTCCGACGGCGTCGTCGTGCTCGACGACTCCTACAACGCCAACCCCGAGTCGGTGGTCGCCGCGATCGAGACGCTGCGGACGATCGACGCCACGCGCAGGGTCGCGGTCCTGGGGGAGATGCTCGAGCTCGGCGCCGAGGCCCACCTCCGGCACGTCGAGATCGGCCGTGCGGCGGCCGACGCCGGCCTCGACCTCGTGCTGGCCGTCGGCCAGGGGGCCCGCGGGGTCGCCGAGGGCGCCGGTGCGCAGGCCCGCGAGGTGCCCGACGTCGACGTGGCGCTCACCACACTCCGCGCGTGGCTCGAGCCGGGAGACGTCGTGCTCGTGAAAGCATCGAGGGGAGCGCGCCTCGAGCGCGTCACGGCAGGACTCCTCGACGCCTGA